Genomic window (Akkermansiaceae bacterium):
GTCGAACGCCTGGTCGTTGAAAAACAACTCCATCATCACCGGCCGCGACGGCGCTGGCTCCCCCGGGGTCCCTGACAGCAGGATGCGGATGGGCATCACCACCTGTTCCTCCCCCTTCTCCTCGGTCAGCGCACGGAGTTCCTCACGCGTCTGGTCCGCCAGCAAGGCCATGGTCCCGCGCGTGCCACCGTCGCCACCGGTCACCCGGAAGAGACCGGAACGGCTGACCGCCTCACCGGGCGCGGCCCCGTTGTCCTCCACCACCAGCGTCGCGCGCGGTGCCTCCTGTGCCATGGCAAGTGGCAGCAGGACGAGGGAGACGATGAGTGGCGGAAACTTCATCAGAATGGATTGATCGTTTCGGGGGAGGGGCTTCCACGTGGATCCAGAACGAGATTCCCTTCCTCGATCCTCACCCGTGCCATCTTCTCCAGTCCATTGGAGATCTCATCCTTGAACTGGTCCTTCAACTCGGAAAACGACGGCATCACCAGCAGCAGCAGTCCCTGGGGCACCACCAGCTTTCCGAAGCGCCCGCCTTTCTTCAGGTTCGGAAAACTGTCCATATACGCACCACCATCGCGGTGGAGGGCGGTCGAAACGCCATCGGAAGATTCCGTCTGCTCGATCCTCAGGAACATGGAGACGGTGAACGGCCGGCCGAACGCGGAGCGCACCATCACCACCTCAGCGACATCCTGCTCCAGGCGGATGGCCACCCCTTCCAGCTTCACGCTGGCTCCCAGCACGCCGCCTTGTTTCATGGCCAGCGTGCCCGCCAGCCAGCGGTTCATATCCTCCTCGGAAAGACGGAGGTCATAGCCTCTCTCCACCGCATTGTGGAGCGCCTGGCCGAGATCCCGCGGAGGGGTGCCGGAGATCCCACCATAGCCCTTCACATCCGACAGGTCCTGCGGTTGCGTCGCAAAATACAAAGCCACCGCCAGCCCTATGGCGATCAGGAACAGGAAAGATGAGAAGAGACGCGAGAAGCAGCCGCGGGACTTGGTATTCGATTCTTCGGCCATGGGTTGGGGTTTTTCTGGAAAAGGCAGGAAAAGGAAAGCCGGAGACTCACTCGCCGGATTTGGGAGCGGCGGGCGCCGGAGCAGGAGCGGACTCGGATTTCGCGGCAGGCGCCGGGGATGAGCCGCTGTCCGCTTTCGCGCCGGCTTGGTAGGAAGCGGAACGGTAGTCCGTCTGGTAGAAGCCGCCGCCTTTGAAAATCAGACCAGCACCGGTGCCGAGGAGGCGCTTCACCTTTCCGTCACACCCCTCCTGCGGGCAATCCTCCAGCTTGGCGTCCTTCATGCTTTGAAACACTTCGAAGGTGTGTCCGCATTTCCCGCATTGGTAATCGTAATTCGGCATAAATTGGAATAAGATCCTTACCATTTCCCTCCCATGGCGCAACCCCGGCCTGAGCGGGCCGGGATGACTGTTCACTTGACCTAGCACCCCGTCCGGACCAAGGTCCGCGCGGAAAACCGATCCGCCATGAAGTTTCTCTCCTTGCTTTCCATTTCCTGTCTCGCCGCACTCGCCTTCACCTCCTGTGGTGGTGGTGCGCCTCCCGGTTCGGACTATATGGCCGGCATCGGCGGCTCCATCCACCGGCAGACTTCCGGCGGTCCCCACCACAAGCCGCCGGCCATCCCGGACGACATTTCCTACTGGGACGGTGACGGAGTCGTCGGCTCCCCGCTGGTCAAAATCAACCGCGCGCAGCAGAAGGCATTCTTCTACAAAGGCGGCCAGTTGGTCGGCGTTTCCAAGATTTCCAGTGGTGACGAGGACCACGGCACCCCTCCCGGCACCTACAAGATCACCGAAAAAAGCAAGGACCACCGCTCCTCCCTCTATGGCGTGTTCAAGGACGCCGCGGGCAACACCATCGATGACGATGTGGACATCCGCCTGAAGAAGATCCCCGCCGGAGCGACCTTCGTCCGTGCGCCGATGCCGAATTTCATGCGCTTCAACGGCGGTGTCGGCATGCACACCGGCTACCTCCCCGGCTACGCGGCCTCCCACGGCTGCGTGCGGATGCCCCACCACATGTCCACCAAGTTCTTCGAGAACGTCCAGATGGGCACGCCGGTGATCGTGGAGTGAGCTCCGGAACCATGCTTCCCGATCCCGCAGCCACCGCCGAAGTTTCCCCGGAGTCCGTCGCCGCCTGGATCGATCTGCCGGAAAACGAACGGCCGCGCCTGATCGACTGCCGTGAGGCGGAGGAACTGGCCATCTGCCGGATCCCCGGCAACGAGTGGGTGCCGCTCGGTGAATTTCCCGAGCGGGCCGGTGCACTGACGGACGATCCCGCACGGGGTGTGGTGGTCTATTGCCACCACGGCATGAGGTCCATGCGTGCCGCGCTTTTCCTCCGCTCCCGCGGCTTCACGAACGCGTTCTCCATGCACGGCGGCATCGAGCTGTGGAGCCTGACGGTGGATCCGGAAGTTCCCCGCTATTGAGGAAACGCGATTCCCTGTTAGGCTGCGGGATGCCTGACCCTGTGGAAGCCAGCCAGCCGCTCCGTTATAAAGTCCTGGTTCTCGGCGGCGGGTTCGCCGGAGCGTATTGCGCGAAGGCTCTCGGGAAAATCCTCGGCCCGGAGGCGGTCGATGAAGTGGCGCTGGTCGCGGAACGGAACGCGATGGTGTTCCACCCCATGCTGGCGGAAGTCGCCGGTTCCGCGCTGGCCCCGCAGGATGTGGTCCACCCGCTCCGGCAGTTCTGCCGCAACGTCGATGTCCTCCAGGCGAAGGTGCAGCACATCGACTGGCAGGGGAAAAAAGTCATCGTCGA
Coding sequences:
- a CDS encoding zinc ribbon domain-containing protein, whose product is MPNYDYQCGKCGHTFEVFQSMKDAKLEDCPQEGCDGKVKRLLGTGAGLIFKGGGFYQTDYRSASYQAGAKADSGSSPAPAAKSESAPAPAPAAPKSGE
- a CDS encoding L,D-transpeptidase family protein, with amino-acid sequence MKFLSLLSISCLAALAFTSCGGGAPPGSDYMAGIGGSIHRQTSGGPHHKPPAIPDDISYWDGDGVVGSPLVKINRAQQKAFFYKGGQLVGVSKISSGDEDHGTPPGTYKITEKSKDHRSSLYGVFKDAAGNTIDDDVDIRLKKIPAGATFVRAPMPNFMRFNGGVGMHTGYLPGYAASHGCVRMPHHMSTKFFENVQMGTPVIVE